The following is a genomic window from Peromyscus maniculatus bairdii isolate BWxNUB_F1_BW_parent chromosome 22, HU_Pman_BW_mat_3.1, whole genome shotgun sequence.
GGTGGGACAGTGCACACCAAAAGCAGTTATAACTTCCAACATTTTACAGTGGTGAGATACCATCCATCTGCAAGTAGAACCTTTGTGTGAAAGTCTGGACTTGAAGGCTACATTTTAGAAAACTTGTCCACTGAGGGACAGTGACTTGTCTCCAGCCCTGCTGAGAGGTAGTGGCATAGATTCTGAAGGTAGAACTTTGGGAAACAGTGTGAagaaaaaaacactaaactgggtGGTACATGACTGTATCCTTAACACTTAGGAGTCCACAGCAGGATGATCAGTTTTGGGCCAGCTTGCGTTACGCCTTGAGAAACTATCTCAGACCAACAGAACACTACCACCACAAATCACTAGTCATACTGGATAGCAGAGTTAATGCACCCACTGTATACAAGTGGGATGAGAAAACCCAAAGGCCTCCAATCTGTATCTATCCCCGACTGCCCAAGGATGAGGGTGTCAGAATAAAGTGTCTCTCAAGTCTGTGAGAATTAGAGGTAATGAGATTGGCATGGAATCCAAGTGGATGGGACGGCTCAGGTTGAAAGCCAGTAATTaccttcattcatttgtttattccaTCATTCCTTCACGGCATGTGCCAGACATCAAGGGCACAACAGTCAGCAACCCAACATACTGACCCACCTGCAGCTGGCATTCTAGTGGGTAATTAGACAATAAGgtgaaataaagtaaataaatcatcaAATCTGTAGGTGGCAccagagaggctggaggaggtacCTGCTGGGGAGTGTTCACAGGGTGTGGCTGCCATGTTCATTGGGACCATTGGGCAGTTATATTTGCAGTAGTTTGCATGTGAAGTTTAGGTCAAAATTGGTAAGTTTATTTATAGACCTGTAAGTTTACTATTTCAAGTTGATGAGGTTGTTATTTTCTTGGTCCTGGAGTTTAAACCTAGAGCCTCCTGATTACTTAGGCGAGTGCTCTACCTCAGTTATTCCCCTTGTTCCTGACGTGTTTTGGGTgacttttattctgaggtagggTCTCCTTAAATTGCTTAAGTTGGCCCTGTGATCCTCTTAAGAGGAAGAGTAGCTTCCTGTATAATAGCTGGGAGTACAGGCCCAGGTTACCAAATCCATCAGACTGCTGCTGGGAAAAAGCCTGGAAGAGATGTAAGTTCTTGGTTCCCTTGTATTCTGGTACTTACGGTCCAGGCTCGCAGGTGCCACTCCCACTGCCTTTATGTGCGCGTGCGCGAGAGTCAGAACGGCTTTCTCAGACTGCGTGTAGCCGCGGCTGGAGCGCAGTACGGCTAGCGGTTGGATGGCGCGGGGCGGAGCGGGGCGGGCAGCGGCCCTGGGCCTGGCGCTGCGGCTGCTGCTTTTGCTTGGACTCGGCCTAGAGGCTGCTCCGGCCCCGGCCGTGGCCCCGACCCAAGTCCAGGTCTCTGGTGAGTGACCCCCGTCCCTACACTGCTTTCGTCCCACCCCCTGACAtcgcctcactattggctgtatCGCCCATCCGTCTCAGACACTCCTCCAGCACGCGGGTTTGGATTTAGCGTGGGTAGAGCCAGCCCTGATATGTCTGCTGCAGGGACCTCCACGTGGGTGTCTGCTGTCTTCTGCTGCCCCGTGCccagctgcctcctccttcccGCTCTGTCCCCATGTCACCTCCAAGTCGTCCTTCAGCCCAGCGTGGGCTGGAAGACTTAacgtttctgattttgtttgacCTCTTACCTCGCAGTGCTGGTCACCTGGCACCTTCCTGCAGCAGGTATGCCTTTGTGAAACCCTCGGCCCTGAGCCTGAAGTTCTGTGGCTGTTCTTTGAGAATCcagagtttctctttctctttgaattcCTGCCTCACATAACGGAAGAAGGAGCCCTGGAATGTATTTCACAAATGGAGTGTATTTCACTTGGTAAACCCCAGACATCAGGCAACTGTCCTGGGCAGGAACAGGATGTTCGTTCTATATAGGACCGTCCAATCTATAGAAAAATAGGCTTTACTgctttgagtgttttttttttttttttaaggtttttatttatttatttatttattttattatgttttgagtttttttttttgagacaggttctcacattGTAGCCCTGCTGACCTGggacttgccatgtagaccaggctgggctttaaCTCCTAGAGATCAGCTTGgctttgcctccagaatgctgggattaaagtcaggcACTggctcttatttttgagacagggtctcactgtgtaacatAGGCTAGACTGCAGCTTGtgcctcctgccttagtctccccaGCACAAGGGTTATTGGGCCACTTCATCTGATAAGAGTTGTATGGGTCTGTAGAGTACTTCCTTCCACTTTTGGTTAGTCTGTAGCGACAAGTAGTCCTCTTGTCCCAGCTTTCCAAGAGCAGGGGTTACAGATGAGCATCATTATGCCTGGCTTTAGTATTCctcttttacagatgaggaaacaggctaGGAGGAGAAATCATGAATCATCCTGACTCCTGTCTGATAAATTGCCTCATGAGGCAGGGTCTGCCCTGCTCTGGGCCCACTCAAAGGAAATCCAGAAAGTCAGGGAGAGGTTAGGATTGTGAGTTGTTAGGTATGGAGAGGAGGCTGTGCCTGAGGCAGGAAAGGAAGGTGGCCAGGGTTTATTCTCCAGTTCTCCAACTCCACAGAGTATGTGGTATACAAGTGTAATTGCATTTGACTGCATGGAGAGAGAGGGGTCTTGAAAGCTCTGGCCCTGTGTGTGAGGTGGGAAGCTCTAaagccctccccttccttcctgctggtTCAAGTACCAGGTCCCTTCACTGCCTGCCCCTCTAGATCAACAAACAGCCCTAGCCTCCCTGTTCAGAGTCCAGGAAAGGCTTATATTTCATTTGGACCCAATGTGGACCCTTATATGACCTCTTGTCCACACACTGTCAGGCACTGACCTGTGCAGGATCAGAGGCCATGTCAATAGGAAGATGGATGTTAGTAGTTAGGGGCTGTTCTTTGTGGGAAGCAGAGCTTCCTGGAGTTCATGAGACACTGCCCCAGGTGTAAGTTGAGATGTGAAGGCTGCAGAAGAATCTCAGATGTAGAGTGGAAGGATCAGGTGGGGAGTAGCTGGGATATAGCtgagtggtagaatgtttgcctagcatgcaaaaggGTCTAGATATTCTCCCACCCTCCCCAGAATACAGAGTggtagaaagggagggaaagaagccaGATCTCTTAGATGAACTGAGAAGGAGGCcagggtagagggagagggagtgtgTTGAAGAAAGAAGGGATTTAGATTTGGTTGTGGGAGGGCCTGGGTGCCAGGGGATAGTGGGTAATAAAAGTGGGTACTTGAGAGGACTCTGATGCTCTGTCCTGGTGGAGATGAGGTACTAGGGGTCTAGTTAAGAGGTGAGCACTGTTGACCTAGCAGCATGCATGAACTTCTGGGGCCCAAACAACACATACACAGTACTCTGCAGAGGATGACTGCCAGTGTAGTTTCTGCACCCTGGGACATGGCTTGTCTCCAACAGATTGCAGCTCATAACCATTGTCTTGGAATATGTTATAGATTTGGACAACCCCTCCCCCAGGCCTTATTTATCTTTATCTCTCAGGCCCCCGAGCTGGCTCGTGCCCGACAGACAACTTCCAGTGTATTACCAATGGCTACTGTGTGCCCCTCTCCTGGCGCTGTGATGGGGACCCAGACTGCTCTGatggcagtgatgaggaggagtGTAGTAAGTGACCATCCCTGGAGAGGGATTTCAGAATGGAAGTTTGGACTGGTTTCAGTTAGGGGCGTGGCATTATGGCTGTGGTTATAGGGCTGGGTGAGTGGCAATGGCAAAGTAGGACAAGGTGGAGTCTATGGGACTAGACTGTTgggcttgcctttaatcccagcactctggaggcagaggcaggtaggtgtcttgaagtttgaggccaattgttgtacagagagttccaggccagccagagctacatagtgagacctcgtctgaaatcaaaaataaaataaaaaacaaaaagttggaaTTTAAGGCAGGCGGGTAGGGAGGTTGAACAAATTAGAGAGGGAACTGTAGGAAGACTAGATGTTGGAAGGTGAGATTGACAAGAACAGCAGGTAGAAGCTTTACATAGGGTAAGCCTTTATACACAGAGTcagctgttttttattttatttagtgtgtgtttgggtacatgtgtgtgcaagtatatTTGCCAGcatgttgtgtgtgcatggaggccagaggttgacactgggtgtcttattctgttgctctccaccttactttttgagatcaTCTTTCACTAAAATTGGGGTTTCcagtttcagctagactggctggcccaaGATCCCCTAGGATCCACCTGTTTCTCTGCACTCTTAGCATTGTGATGAGGTATGCGAGTTGCTGtacctggcatttacatgggtactggggatcaaactcagtccaCATGCTTGTTCAGCAAGTATCTACCCATTGAGTTATCTACTTAGCCCTGGGGAaacttttttcaaattttattttatatatccgtggctggcctgaaactctttttttttttttttttggtttttcgagacagggtttctctgtgtagctttgcgcctttcctggagctcacttggtagcccaggctggcctcgaactcacagagatccgcctggctctgcctcccgagtgctgggattaaaggcgtgcgccaccaacgcccggcttctgaAACTCTTAATGTATACTAGGCTAgcttcaaagtcacagagatccacctgctctgcctcccaagtgctgggattaaagtagtgAGACACCACTCCCAGCTCAGTTAGTTGCTTTTAGAAGCTAAGATTTAGAGGGAATTGGGCAGCTAATGAAGtactgggtcttttttttttttttttttgtgacagggttttcctacatagccctggttctcatagaactcattatgtagactagactagcctcaaactcagagatccaccctcctctgcctcctgagttctgggattaaaggtgtgcaccatcatgcccataATACTGGGCTTTCTTGTGTGGATGTTTGGAACCTGATTGACCGTATGTTTCAGGAATTGAGCCATGTGCTCAGAAAGGGCAGTGCCAACCACTGGCTACCCTTCCTTGCTCCTGTGACAACATCAGTGGTTGCCCTGCTGGCTCTGACAAGAACCTTCTCAACTGCAGCCGCCAGCCCTGTCAGGAGGGTGAGCTGCGTTGCGTGTTGGGCGATGTCTGTATCCCACACACATGGCGCTGTGATGGCCACCCAGACTGTCCCGACTCCAGTGATGAGCTCAGCTGTGGTACGTGCCCTGGGATCTTGGTATACCTgtgtgggtggggagggctgACAGTTACTGAAGGACATTAGTTATCTTCCCATGTGTGACTAGATTGAGGATGTGAACACATGCATATTCCCAGGCCTTCATCTCTGTGGTAGAGGATAAGACATCATCAGGAATAGTGATTTCTCACCAGTTCTGCTCAATCTTAGATCAGGATGAGTTCTAAGAGTTGGCACCTGGAACCCTTATGCACCCCACTGCTAAGCCTCTCTACTGATGCCTGGGCTTATTGCAGACACCAACATAGAAACTGACAAGATCTTCCAGGAGGAGAATGCCACAACTACAAGGACTCCTATGACCCTGGAGAATGAGACCTCTCTCAGGAATGCAACAGTTGCCTCTGCTGGGAACCCTTCCCGAAACCCAAATGCCTATGGGGTTATTGCAGCTGCTGGTAAGATAGGCCTTCCCTTGTGAGGAGCTTGGGGTGACTGGAGGGGACATATAGTAGACTGCCTACATATTAGTGTTGATAGTTTCTGCCCTCCTTCCTTGCCCCACTCCTCTGACCATCTGTCTGTCCCCCACAGGGGTGTTGAGTGCCATCCTGGTTTCTGCCACTCTCCTCATATTGTTACGACTCCGAGGTCAGGGTTACCTGCCCCCACCAGGGCTGTTGGTGGCTGTGAAGGAGTCTCTGCTGCTGTCAGAAAGGAAAACCTCACTGATCTGAGGATACGTGGTCACCACCTGGCCCTGAGTGCAGTCAGACCGGGGCAAAGCCACAGTGGGACATGCAGGCAGCTGCTGGCTTCTCGAGACCTGGGCTCTTGGCCACAGAGAACTTTGATTTTAAGCTTCTACAGATGTGGTCCTAGAGATTAGGGGTCCTCAGATATTCCCCTTGTATGTGGGGAGCTTGGATGGAGAACTGCCATAGCCAGGACTGAGGGGCCGGCCCCAGGTTGCTCCCAAGAAATGGGGCCACCCTGGCTTAGACACTCCTGCTGCTCATATTGATGGGTGGTGATTAAAGTTTCTTTacctcctctgcctgcctctagcCTCTGTTTCCCTTGGCCTGGGCAGCCTGGGGTCTCTTCTGGATCCCCTTTCACCTTCTAAGGGAGCCTTCAGCCAAGAGAACATGGGACGGTGTTCTGGACATGTCCTCTGCTACTCGGCCTTCTGCAGAAAGTCAGGTTGGGTGTTGAGTCCACCTGTGTTAACAGTGGGCTtaacagaagagggggagagctGAGGTGGTGTCCCCTCGTTTGAGAGTCCTTTGTCATGGCTTCTTCTGTGACATGGAAGCTGGGCAATCCTGATTTGAACTTGGCTATTCCCTGTTGTTGTAAGGccataatcacagcacttgggaaggcgAGGTAGGAGAATTAGAAGTAATAGGCTtgatggtacatacctgtaatcctagctactggGGAGGTTAAGGCGTGAAGATCTGGACTTCAAGGAATGTCCAGGCTATTCAGGGCAACCTTGTTTCCTCTCTTCCCCAGTTGGTTGATGTTTTGTGAAATAGTTTTGTTCTAGGATAGCAGGTTGTTTACTGTCTAGTGGTGAGTTAGccctgggagggagggactgtCCCGAGGTGATAACCGAGGTCCCAGATACCTGAGCATGAATaatacagaaaacaagaaaatgcagTTAATGTACAACTTGACTTCTGAGTAACAAGGCAAAGCTCTTCTCAGACTCTTAGCCCATAAATTCGTAAGTAAAGTGGTGGGGACTGTTGGAGTCCCCCCGACTGGCAGAGGAGGTACCTCTCGGCATCTTTGGTGGTGCCTGTTAACCTGGGGTCTCATGATGAGTATCGGAATTCTGAGGCtgtgcaagcaagaggacctgagttcagatccccaaaacccatgtaGAAAGCTGGATTTGCCTGTCATCTTTTTGCTGAGGGTGGGTatgaagacaggaggatgccaGAGACTTGCTGGCCAGATAGTCTAGCCTGAGAGCTTGAGATTCagtgagaaatcttgtctcaataaAGAGGAGGGACTCGGGATATGTTTCAGTGTTTAAAGCACTTGTTGCACAAGCATGGAAACATAGTTTGGATCCCCAAAAACCATGTAAATGTGGGGTGGGTTTCTTGGCCTGCCTGTAATtttagccttgaggcagggacaggatccccagagcaagctagctagtgagatcctgcctcattGAATATCATGGAAGAATAATCCAGGATGATTCCTGTCATCAATGTCAGGTgttcacatatacatgcatgcatagacatacatgtggacTCTTTAATATGAGCGCacacataggcatacatgcaCGCTCCCCCATACACTCACATTTTTTAACCTTGGGTTtcaatatacatgtatatacatatatacttgt
Proteins encoded in this region:
- the Cd320 gene encoding CD320 antigen isoform X1, whose translation is MARGGAGRAAALGLALRLLLLLGLGLEAAPAPAVAPTQVQVSGPRAGSCPTDNFQCITNGYCVPLSWRCDGDPDCSDGSDEEECRIEPCAQKGQCQPLATLPCSCDNISGCPAGSDKNLLNCSRQPCQEGELRCVLGDVCIPHTWRCDGHPDCPDSSDELSCDTNIETDKIFQEENATTTRTPMTLENETSLRNATVASAGNPSRNPNAYGVIAAAGERVALLWQTGRIPRQLECHSYPSHGLGHGVRIRTWGECYVAHVETDVVCVGTGLGIW
- the Cd320 gene encoding CD320 antigen isoform X4, with amino-acid sequence MARGGAGRAAALGLALRLLLLLGLGLEAAPAPAVAPTQVQVSGPRAGSCPTDNFQCITNGYCVPLSWRCDGDPDCSDGSDEEECRIEPCAQKGQCQPLATLPCSCDNISGCPAGSDKNLLNCSRQPCQEGELRCVLGDVCIPHTWRCDGHPDCPDSSDELSCDTNIETDKIFQEENATTTRTPMTLENETSLRNATVASAGNPSRNPNAYGVIAAADLLFLCYCVALGCPELTM
- the Cd320 gene encoding CD320 antigen isoform X2 → MARGGAGRAAALGLALRLLLLLGLGLEAAPAPAVAPTQVQVSGPRAGSCPTDNFQCITNGYCVPLSWRCDGDPDCSDGSDEEECRIEPCAQKGQCQPLATLPCSCDNISGCPAGSDKNLLNCSRQPCQEGELRCVLGDVCIPHTWRCDGHPDCPDSSDELSCDTNIETDKIFQEENATTTRTPMTLENETSLRNATVASAGNPSRNPNAYGVIAAAGVLSAILVSATLLILLRLRGQGYLPPPGLLVAVKESLLLSERKTSLI
- the Cd320 gene encoding CD320 antigen isoform X3 — its product is MARGGAGRAAALGLALRLLLLLGLGLEAAPAPAVAPTQVQVSGPRAGSCPTDNFQCITNGYCVPLSWRCDGDPDCSDGSDEEECRIEPCAQKGQCQPLATLPCSCDNISGCPAGSDKNLLNCSRQPCQEGELRCVLGDVCIPHTWRCDGHPDCPDSSDELSCDTNIETDKIFQEENATTTRTPMTLENETSLRNATVASAGNPSRNPNAYGVIAAAGLHCVALAVLEIPMLTRLASPPKY